DNA from Archaeoglobus veneficus SNP6:
CGAGGGACTGACGACTTCTATTTCATTGACGTCTTCAGCGGGAACGAAGACGAGGGGTTTCTTTATTATATCTACTGCCTCTATTAGTCCCTCCTCGTCCTTCTTCAGCTCAACTGTTGCTATAACTCTCACATCGTCAAGCGTCGCTCCCAGCTCCGCAAGAGCAGCCTTTATGGCATACAGCACATCTTCAGCGCTTATTCCTCTCCTGCATCCAATTCCAACGCTTAGACCTTCGCTGTATTCCATGGCTGTCGTTATGACTGCAGTAAGGCCATAGTTTTCCAGCATCTTCGCAACTTCATTTCCACCATGATGACCGCCAAGCAGCGGAATTGCAAATCTCATTGCCTTGTCAACCACAACAACAGCCGGATCAACCCACTTGCTTCGCAACCAGGGACACATACCTCTTATGACGATGCCCGTGGGCATATAGGCAACAATACAATCGTAATCGAGCAGGCTACCCCATATTCCCGGCTTGTAGAGTATTATGTCTGCCCTCAGCCAGTCCGCAAGTCTTCTAAGGGCTCTAATATCTTTCCCAAATCCTATAACGGCTATCCGTATAGCACAGACCTCCTTCCTTCCTTTTTTAGGGCTTTACCGATTATGATTACAGCCGTTCGCTTTATACCTTCTGCTTCGACCTTGTCTGCTATATCTGCGAGCGTCCCGGTTATTACCTTCTCATCTTCTCTTGATGCGTGGTAAACGAC
Protein-coding regions in this window:
- a CDS encoding cobalamin biosynthesis protein, whose translation is MAVIGFGKDIRALRRLADWLRADIILYKPGIWGSLLDYDCIVAYMPTGIVIRGMCPWLRSKWVDPAVVVVDKAMRFAIPLLGGHHGGNEVAKMLENYGLTAVITTAMEYSEGLSVGIGCRRGISAEDVLYAIKAALAELGATLDDVRVIATVELKKDEEGLIEAVDIIKKPLVFVPAEDVNEIEVVSPSRAEDIGLRSVAEACALYCSKEKQLIFPKRVYGGVTIAIAR